A stretch of Roseovarius sp. M141 DNA encodes these proteins:
- a CDS encoding response regulator codes for MSQHIVIVEDDRTSRMRLAAYLREQGYRVTEAENALEMQGVIDIDPPELLLVDINLEGKDGLTITREQRAASRVGIILLTARDDQVDRIVGLEMGADDYVTKPFDKRELAVRVKNLLARIDDIGQAPKGPPAVENFGPWCFDRIRHRLISAARVETLTRQEFDVMAALTDHPGQILSRTRLSEMIGRGALQPNNRMIDVVVGRLRKKLELDPANPDWILTEHGLGYRFVDPTSI; via the coding sequence ATGTCCCAGCACATCGTCATTGTCGAAGATGATCGCACCAGCCGTATGCGGCTGGCTGCATATCTACGCGAACAGGGCTATCGCGTGACAGAGGCGGAAAACGCTCTGGAGATGCAGGGAGTCATCGACATTGATCCTCCGGAACTGCTGCTCGTCGACATCAATCTTGAAGGCAAGGACGGGCTGACAATCACCCGTGAACAGCGCGCGGCTTCGCGTGTCGGGATTATCCTGTTGACGGCGCGCGACGATCAGGTGGATCGTATCGTTGGATTGGAGATGGGTGCAGACGATTACGTGACCAAACCGTTCGACAAGCGCGAACTGGCCGTGAGGGTCAAGAACCTGCTGGCCCGTATCGACGATATCGGTCAGGCTCCGAAGGGGCCACCAGCGGTAGAGAATTTCGGACCGTGGTGCTTTGACAGGATCAGGCACCGGTTGATATCAGCTGCGCGGGTGGAAACTCTCACCCGACAGGAGTTCGATGTAATGGCGGCGCTGACGGATCACCCCGGCCAGATCCTCAGCCGGACGCGCCTGTCCGAGATGATCGGCCGTGGCGCGTTGCAACCGAACAACAGGATGATCGACGTGGTCGTGGGACGGTTGCGCAAAAAGCTGGAATTAGATCCGGCGAATCCCGATTGGATCCTGACAGAACACGGTCTGGGTTATCGCTTTGTCGATCCGACGTCGATCTGA